A DNA window from bacterium contains the following coding sequences:
- the pyrH gene encoding UMP kinase, translating to MKKPVYKRILLKLSGEALKGKREFGIDFEETALIAEQINEIQALGVEIAVVIGGGNIFRGVPASKNGIDRVTADYMGMIATMINALALQGALENMGVVTRVQTAIEMQKLAEPYIRRKAVRHLEKGRVVIFAGGTGNPYFSTDTAAALRAVEIEAEIVLKATKVDGVYSSDPLTNKKAKRFSSINYIEVITKRLKVMDSTAISLCMDNNLPIVVFNMAQKGNIRKVIMGENIGTFVKEAK from the coding sequence ATGAAAAAGCCTGTATATAAACGGATTTTACTCAAATTAAGTGGAGAAGCTCTCAAAGGCAAAAGAGAATTTGGTATAGATTTTGAAGAAACAGCTCTTATTGCAGAACAAATTAATGAGATACAGGCCCTTGGTGTAGAAATTGCCGTTGTGATAGGAGGGGGGAATATATTTAGAGGGGTGCCAGCAAGTAAGAATGGAATAGATAGAGTTACTGCTGATTATATGGGAATGATCGCCACTATGATTAATGCATTAGCACTTCAAGGAGCGTTAGAGAATATGGGAGTAGTTACCAGAGTACAAACTGCAATAGAAATGCAGAAACTGGCAGAGCCATATATAAGAAGGAAGGCTGTCAGGCACTTAGAGAAGGGAAGAGTTGTGATTTTCGCAGGGGGGACAGGAAATCCGTATTTCAGCACTGATACTGCAGCTGCCCTGCGTGCAGTAGAAATAGAAGCTGAAATAGTACTTAAGGCAACAAAAGTTGATGGAGTGTACAGTTCAGATCCCCTAACTAATAAGAAAGCAAAACGATTTAGTTCAATTAACTATATTGAAGTAATAACAAAGAGGCTTAAAGTTATGGATAGTACTGCTATTTCTCTTTGTATGGATAATAATCTGCCAATTGTTGTCTTTAATATGGCTCAAAAGGGGAATATTAGAAAAGTTATAATGGGAGAGAATATAGGAACTTTTGTAAAGGAGGCAAAATAG
- the frr gene encoding ribosome recycling factor: MLKQIISQAEDKMKKSIEAVKVELATIRTGRASASLVEHIMVDCYGSPAPLNQVAGISVPETQLIIVQPWDKNIISDVEKAIIKANIGLTPINDGKVLRIPVPSPTEERRKELIKIVKKIGEEGKISIRGIRRDTIAEIKNLQKNGQVPEDDAFRDEEHIQKITDQHIGQIDEVVGNKEKALMAI; the protein is encoded by the coding sequence ATGCTAAAGCAAATTATTTCGCAAGCTGAAGACAAAATGAAAAAATCTATTGAGGCAGTAAAGGTGGAACTGGCTACAATACGAACTGGAAGAGCATCCGCTTCCTTAGTGGAACATATTATGGTTGACTGTTATGGCTCGCCAGCGCCGCTCAATCAGGTAGCAGGTATTTCTGTTCCAGAGACTCAGCTTATTATTGTCCAGCCGTGGGATAAAAACATAATATCTGATGTAGAAAAAGCAATAATAAAGGCTAATATTGGACTGACACCTATAAATGACGGCAAAGTGTTGCGTATACCTGTTCCATCTCCTACTGAGGAAAGAAGAAAAGAGCTCATAAAGATTGTAAAGAAGATAGGTGAAGAAGGAAAGATCTCTATAAGAGGAATACGACGGGATACTATTGCAGAAATTAAAAACCTACAAAAGAATGGACAGGTGCCTGAAGACGATGCTTTTAGAGATGAAGAACATATTCAGAAAATCACAGATCAGCACATTGGTCAGATTGATGAAGTTGTAGGCAACAAGGAAAAGGCGTTGATGGCGATTTGA
- a CDS encoding 4Fe-4S binding protein, with protein sequence MAHKISDECVGCGTCVDECEAEAIEENDDKYYIVAEKCTECGKCVEVCPVEAIAKEDSNK encoded by the coding sequence ATGGCTCATAAAATCTCAGATGAATGTGTTGGTTGCGGCACGTGTGTTGATGAGTGTGAAGCAGAAGCTATTGAAGAAAATGATGACAAATACTACATTGTTGCTGAGAAATGCACAGAATGCGGTAAATGTGTGGAAGTATGCCCTGTAGAAGCAATAGCTAAGGAAGACAGTAACAAGTGA
- a CDS encoding isoprenyl transferase, which translates to MSKKEELLSKLDHKKLPQHIAIIMDGNGRWAKKRNLPRSAGHLAGVKTVRRIVETSSNIGIKFLTMYAFSTENWKRTKNEVSTIMSLFKIYLKKEISTFNKNDVRLNVIGNTGELSDDIQKALDDALKKTSVNKGLTFTLAINYGSRQEITNAVKNIVNDVEKGIITRYINENIITKYLYTSDLPDPDLLIRTSGEMRISNFLLWQLSYAEIWVTDTYWPDFEQTEYIKAILDYQNRQRRFGKHNG; encoded by the coding sequence ATGAGTAAAAAAGAAGAGCTGTTGTCAAAATTAGACCATAAGAAGCTTCCTCAACATATTGCTATTATAATGGATGGGAATGGCAGATGGGCAAAGAAGCGCAATTTACCAAGATCTGCAGGACACCTAGCAGGGGTAAAAACTGTTAGGCGCATTGTTGAAACTTCCTCAAACATTGGTATAAAATTTCTGACCATGTATGCATTTTCCACTGAAAACTGGAAACGTACAAAAAATGAAGTTAGTACAATTATGTCCTTATTTAAGATATATCTCAAAAAAGAAATATCAACCTTTAACAAGAATGATGTAAGGCTTAATGTAATTGGAAATACAGGAGAATTGTCAGATGATATTCAGAAAGCTCTGGATGATGCGCTAAAGAAGACATCTGTAAATAAAGGCTTAACGTTTACTTTAGCTATCAATTATGGCAGCAGGCAAGAGATTACGAATGCAGTAAAAAACATTGTAAATGATGTTGAAAAAGGTATTATAACGAGATATATAAATGAGAATATAATTACTAAATATTTATATACCTCTGATTTACCGGACCCGGATCTTTTAATCAGAACAAGCGGAGAAATGAGGATTAGCAATTTTTTGCTCTGGCAATTATCATACGCTGAGATTTGGGTCACAGATACATATTGGCCGGATTTTGAGCAAACAGAGTATATAAAAGCGATTTTGGATTATCAAAATAGACAAAGGCGGTTTGGGAAACATAACGGATAA
- a CDS encoding phosphatidate cytidylyltransferase: MGNITDKIVAMLRSRIAVAVFCIPIFLLLAYNGGIAFTLFTATVSVFAFLEFTNLIKHIKKDIPKLIGSLGCVCMVFSFYGGEQILAGIILFVVFLIVLTFQLLKNDIAGSIITTGITSFGVIYTGWFLAHLVALRNLPSGRAYIFTMLAVTWLTDSGAYAVGTLFGKHKLPLKASPNKSYEGLIGACIGSFIGVIIAKLMFMKTLTVIHMIALAIVMFLAGQLGDLSESLMKRDAKVKDTDCSIPGHGGVLDRFDSLLFTAPAMYYYIKLFL; this comes from the coding sequence TTGGGAAACATAACGGATAAAATAGTAGCTATGTTACGCAGTCGAATAGCAGTTGCTGTATTTTGCATCCCTATTTTTCTTCTTTTGGCATACAATGGAGGAATAGCATTTACATTGTTTACTGCGACTGTGTCTGTATTTGCATTTTTAGAATTTACTAATCTAATTAAACACATAAAAAAGGATATTCCTAAACTTATTGGGTCTCTAGGTTGTGTATGTATGGTGTTTTCGTTTTATGGAGGAGAACAAATATTAGCTGGCATAATTTTATTTGTTGTGTTTCTCATTGTACTGACGTTCCAGCTCCTCAAGAATGACATAGCAGGCTCAATAATTACTACAGGAATAACGAGTTTTGGAGTAATATATACAGGATGGTTCCTAGCGCATCTTGTTGCTCTTAGAAATTTGCCGTCAGGAAGAGCATATATTTTTACAATGCTGGCTGTTACATGGCTTACAGATTCAGGGGCATATGCAGTTGGAACGTTGTTCGGCAAACATAAATTGCCTCTGAAGGCAAGTCCAAACAAATCTTATGAAGGATTAATAGGAGCTTGTATTGGAAGTTTTATTGGAGTTATTATTGCGAAACTAATGTTTATGAAAACACTTACTGTAATTCATATGATTGCGCTTGCAATAGTAATGTTCCTGGCTGGTCAGCTGGGGGATCTATCTGAATCATTGATGAAGCGTGATGCAAAAGTAAAGGATACTGATTGTAGCATCCCGGGCCATGGCGGGGTTCTG